The sequence below is a genomic window from Salinispira pacifica.
TCCCGGTATCCCAGCTTTCACGGTCCCAGTTCATGGGGTATCGGGCGCCTTCGTGGGAGTTTACATGTCCCTGAAGGCCGATCTCGTCACCGTAGTAAATTACCGGTGCGCCGGGGAGCATGAACTGAAGGGTTACCGCCGCACGGATATTCGCCGGACTGTTATGGTTATCGTTGGTGTGCAGCCGGCTGATATCGTGACTGTCCAGAAGGTTGAACTGGCTTTCGCGGAACTGACCGGGAACCGCCCGGTGTGCTTCTGTGAGTATATCGGCAAGCTGCCGGTTACCTGTGGGCCGGCATCGTTCGGGTGGATATTCCTCTTTGCTCAGATACCGGTCCCGTTCGCCCAGCCAGGCTCTCACCGGCCGTGATACCCCGAAATAGTTCATGCTTCCGTCCCACTGGTCCCCCTTCAGCCACGGGGAAGGATCATCCCAATGCTCCGCCAGAATATAGGCCTGGGGATTTTCCTCTTTGATCGCTTTCCGGGTTTCCCTCCAGATTTCGTCGGCAAAATCGTGATGGCGGTTTTTTCCTGTCTGGGCCGCCACATCGAAGCGCCAGCCGTCGATGGAGTAGGGGGGGCGGAGGAATTTTCTCAATACCGAATCTTTGCCTGCCCAGATCTGATTTCGGAGCTTTTCGCTTGAGTAATTCAGCTGGGGCAGCGTGGGAACGTCATACCATGCAAGATAGGAGCCGTCAGAATCGAAGTAATAATACTCGGCAGATTCAGGAACATCCTTTTCCGATGCACCGGATTCAAGGGCTTTCCTGGCTTCGGTGAACCAGGGGTGCCCGCTCCCGGTGTGATTTATGGAGATATCCAGTACCAGACGGATTCCCGCTTCATGAAGATCCCTGCTCAGATCCTCCAGAGCCTTGTCTCCCCCCAAATGCGGATCCACATGGAAAAAATCGACCGCATCGTATTTGTGGTGGGTGCGGGAGTGAAATATCGGGTTCAGATAGAGAGCTGTGATTCCCAGTTCCTGAAAGTAGGGAATGGACTGCCTGATCCCTTCCAGATCGCCGTTATAAAAATCTATACAGCGGCCCTCGTCCCATTCCAGGGGGATGGAATCCCAAGCCACTTCCTGACTGGTTCCGCCGTCAAAGCTGTACTCCCCGTCCCGCACGCCCAGATCGGGATTTCCGTTTTTAAAGCGGTCGGGAAAAATCTGATAAAACACCGAATCCCCCACCCACTCTGCGGGGCGGTAATCCATGAAGAGCTGGAAACTCCTGCCGTCGTCCGGCGGTGAGAGGCGCTGACCGTCCGCTGCAAAATACAGGTCCTGTTCCCCCAGCCGGAAGGCAAAGTGGAACCGCATGTGTTGTTCTGGGTAGCTGATGCTGCAGCTGTAGCGCTGCCAGCCCCGGGATGCATCTCCCCGGGGAATCATATCAACATTTTTCATGCTCCCCTGGATCATCATCTGAAGTTTGAATTCACTCACATCTTCTTTGGCAAATGCGGTGATTTCAAACTCCTCATGTCTGGCCGGATAAAACGGCGATACGAAACCCCGGTGGGTATCGAAAATGACTTTGGGTGAAACGTGTTCAGTGCTCATTTGGTTGGCTCCTGATATTTTGATTTGTATTTTCGGATTGTGACTCCATGATGGAGTTCACCAGTAATTTTTCGGGTATGTTGTCCAGACCGTAGGAACGCCTGAGGCCCAGCAGATAAATATCCAGATGGATATGCTCAGCAATCACCGAGGTGAGCAGGGGATTCTGACTGAAGGTGGCAGTGAAATCCCCCTGGGATCGTCCTCCAAGGAGACAGCGCTCCATGTCTGAGGTGAGCATAAGACGGGAGCTGCCGTCGCAGTAGCTGTGTCCGGGCTCGGGGTTCCGGGCAGCATTGAAAAAACGGATTGGAAGATCCCCCGGATCCTGGGGATAAAAAGAGAACATGGTGACCTGTACGCCTCTGGCGCAGGCCTCCCGCAGTTCGGGATTGAATTCCGCCACGGGGATATCCGTATTAATAAGGATTTCCGTTCCGGTGCGGGAAATGATGGAGCGGGCCTTCCTGAGCACCTGGGGGGTGCCCCGGATATTGAAGAACTGTTCGCTGTCCGCATCGCCGGTGAGCGATTCCAGTTCCATGCTCAGTCTGTCTGCGGTACCGGTGTACCGGTCCTTCAGTTCGCCGATGAACTCCTTGGGGCTTTTCGCCGTGTACTCCCGGCTTTCACCGGGAATGAGGTACACTGCACCCTGTTTATACAGTGACTGAAGGACATTATAGACGCCCGAGCGGCTGATGCCCAGATCCTTGGCTATCTGATAGCCGGTCATCTGACCGCCCCTGAGCAGACTGAGGTACACCTGTGCTTCGGTCCGGCTCAACCCGAGAATTTCAAGCTGTTCATATAGCTGGGTCATGGTTCCTCTCCGTAGTTGAATAGTAGTACATAATGTACTACTATTCAATAGACGGGATGTACCACTACAAAAAGTGTCAGTTGAAAAATAAAGGAGACAGGTATGAAAATGAAAAAGCCCGGACGTTTCGGTGAGGAAATCAGTGCAATAGGATTCGGTTCCTGGGGGATCAGCGGTGCCTGGGGGGAAATGGATGAGCAGGCATATATCCGCACCATCCACGCCGCTATAGATAACGGAATCAGCTTTTTCGATACCGCTCCCATTTACGGAATGGGAGTATCCGAGGAAATTCTGGGTAAGGCCATAGAAGGCCGCCGGGACAGGCTGTTCATCGCCAGCAAATGCGGACTGGTATGGAACAATAAAAAGCGGGTCCGGAAGGATCTTTCTCCCGCAAGTCTCAGGAAAGAGATCGATCAATCACTGGAAAGACTGAGAACCGATCATCTGGATCTCTGGCAAATTCACTGGCCCGATGAAAACTCCGACCACGATGCGGCCTTTGAGGCTCTGGCTGAAATCCGGGACAGCGGCAAGGTGCGGTTCCTGGGGCTCAGCAATTTTTCCGCCGCCGATCTTGAACGGGCTCACAAGATGGTCGGCATAGACTCCTACCAGGGACTGTTCAATATGTTTGAACAGAATGCGGAAAAATATCACAGCATAGACCTTGATTACCGGGTGAAGAAAGAAATACTTCCCATTCTCCGCAGGGAAGGGATGGCTCTCCTTCCCTACAGCCCTCTCATGCAGGGAATGCTGGCAGGAGGTATCAGCCGGGATACATCCTTTGCCAAGGGGGATGTACGGGCTCATAACGGGAAGCTTTCAGCGGAAAACCGGGGAAAGTATCTGGAAATTCTGGAAAAACTGAAGCCCGTGGCCGGAGATCATAATCTGAGCCTGGCGCAGCTTGCCCTGGTGTGGACTCTGAATGTTGATGCCGTGGGATCGGTGATAGCAGGAGCACGGTCGGAGAAGCATGTGCTTTCCAATGCCCAGGCTGGGGAAGTATCGGGGCAGGAAGAGATTGTGAGAGAAGTTGAATCTGTACTTTCAGAATACCGGGGGCTGATTGAATAATATGTCGGCCATGCCCCGGTTTTTTCAAAAAAAATCGGGGGCGGGTATTGCAAACTTTTTGTTAATTGACGATTATATCTCTAATATTATGAAAACACGTGCAAACAGCTACATCCAGATTATTCTCTCTCAGCCGGTGAACGGATACGTCACTGATGTCGGGGGTGGACTGTAGCATAATCCGATTATGTTCAGAAAAGCCCGCGGCCTGTATGCTGCGGGCTTTTTTTGTATGCCCAGCGAAGCGCAGGCATACCCGACCGGTTGGAAGATACCGGTGTCGCCTCGTTCAGGAGGAAGACAATCCGAATTGCAAGGGCGCAGCTGGCAACGGTTGGGTCTGAAGGAAGCAATAGGAAGTGAACAGCACATAGCGAAAGCGAACCTGATACGGCACAACAGGGGTGGTAAGCGTGCAAAATAGCGCGAAGCCCGAAACCTGAACAGACCTGTAGTGTGTTTGAGGATGGCGTTGTTTACAGGGACTGCGCACAGTATCTGGGGAAACCTGTTGAAATCCCAGCAAAGGGTAGGGAACGACAAGCAGAAATGCAAGTCAGATCGAAGTTTCAGCAGGTGGCAGATGAGTCCGTAGTAGTGAGTAAGTTCCGGCCAGTGAAAGCCAGTAATGGTGTGGAGGAGAAAACCGGAATGACCTCGTCCCCGGTGACGAGGACTGCATTCAGGCCAAAAGCCGGATGCGGATGCGAAGGGACGAAGTTTTTTAGTAAATCTTGTTTCGATGAAAAGGCTGGTCGGCAGCTACGCTGCCTGCTCGCCTATGCAACCGAAGGAGCGTGAAGCCTAAACAGAAAGTTGCTGGAAAGTGAGCAGAGTATGTGGCCACGGCCGACTGGGGAACCAGGAAGCTGAGCCAGAATACCGTTGACCTGAGTATCTTTTTGACCAGCTGAATATTGCCGGAAAATGGCTAAGAGACAGCTGCAGAGGAGAGAATGAGCAGGAGTTTCACCGCCGAGGTTTCAAACGAAAGAAGATGCAGACACAAGGAAATCGTAAAATCTGGTACAGCCTCTACGGCAGGATGCTCGAGAGACCACGGCTGGAGGCCGCTTTCAGGAAGGTGAAGGCAGCGAACGGAGCCCCCGGAGTAGACGGAGTGAGCGTCAAAGCCTTTGCCGACCGTCTGGCGGAGCAACTCGATGTACTTGTGAAGGAATTGAAGGACAAGAGCTACCGACCGCTTCCAGTCTTGAGGGTGGAAATACCCAAAGACGGGGGAGGAGTAAGGAAACTCGGGATACCTTCGGTTCGCGACCGGGTAGTCCAGCAAGCCTTACTGGACATTCTAAACCCAATATTTGACCCGGACTTTCATCCGTCCAGTTACGGATACCGACCGGGCAGAAGCGCACATCAGGCAATTGATAAGGCATCTACGTTCATGCGCAGGTATGAATTGGAATGGGTAGTGGATATGGACTTGTCGAAGTGTTTTGACACACTGAAGCATGACTTTTTACTGACTCAAGTACGAAAACGAGTTGCCGATGGAAGCATCTTGAATCTCATACGCCTCTTTCTTGAAAGTGGTGTGATGACGGATGCTGGTGAAGAGAACACTGAAGAAGGGAGTCCCCAGGGCGGGGTGATTAGTCCGCTTCTCGCGAACATCTACCTCGACTTCTTTGACCAGTGGAGCATGGCACGAGGGTATCGCATAGTTCGCTATGCCGACGATATCCTCATCTTTGCTTCATCACAAAAAGGTGCGGAACGTCGGCTTGCAGCTGCAACGCATTTTCTGGAAGAAGAAATGGGACTGGCTGTGAATCGTGAGAAAACTCACATTACAAACCTGTATGAGGGGGTGCGCTACCTTGGAGTAGTAATCTCTCGTCACCACACCCGGATTCAGGAAAAGAAGGTGAAAGCCTTCAAGGACAAGGTCAGGAAACTGACCCGACGCAACAGCGGGAGACCGCTGGGATCGACAATTTACGAACTCAATCCAGTACTACGCGGGTTTGCTAACTATTTCAGGATAGCAAATTGTACGAAGGTATTCAGGGAGCTGATGAGCTGGGTACGCAGGCGATTGCGGGCTATTCAGTTGCGACTTTGGAAACGCTCTTCCCGGCTGCACCGCCGATTGCGGCAGCTGGGATTTCAAGGCGAGTTCAAACACATCAAGATGAGTTCGTGGAGATCGGCTAAAAGTCCGCTTGCAGCCATGGCGCTGCAAAACAAGCACTTTGAAGAGATGAATCTGTTTTCTCTCGACAAGGTACAGGTCGCAATTTCTGTCCGGCAGCTTGCTGGATAACTGAAGACAGGAGCCGTATACGAGGTCCGTACGTACGGTTCTGTGAGAGGGACAATAAAGGAGGTCATTCCTCCTTTATTGCCCTACTCGATATATCTGTGCATTCCTGCTTCTCCTGGAAACGGGCTGTCCGGGGAAACGGGCTGCACAGGAAAACAGAATGCCGAGGAGGACGTCATGGCAGTGGAAGTACGGAACCTTGAAAAGACATTCAGAATGCGAAAACGGGGAGAGGGTCTCAGGGGCTATTTTTCCCGAAGCACCCATCAGGTGAAGGCGGTGCAGAATATCAGCCTGAACATCGATGACGGAGAACTGCTTGCATTTATCGGGCCCAACGGAGCCGGAAAGTCCACAACCATCAAACTGATCACCGGTATTCTGTATCCCGACAGGGGAGAAATATCGGTGCTTGGAATGGATCCCCACCGGCAGCGCAGGGAGCTGGCCGGCCGGATCGGCACGGTGTTCGGACAGAAGAGCCAGCTGTGGTACCATCTCCCGCCCCTGGACAGTCTCCGTCTGCTGGGAGCCATCTACGGGATGAAGCGTCATGCAGTTGAAGACCGGATTGAACAGCTGAGTGAAGTGCTGGATATTCGTGAGTTCCTCCAGCAGCCGGTACGGAAGCTGAGCCTGGGGCAGAGAATCCGCTGTGAAATCGCAGGCAGCCTGATACATTCCCCGGAAATCCTCTTTCTGGATGAGCCCAGTATTGGGCTGGACCTGGTGGCCAAGCAGCGACTGCGGCAGTTTATCAGAAAAATCAACAGGGAACAGAATGTGACCATCTTTCTCACCAGCCACGATGTGGGTGATATTGAAAAAATATGCCGACGGGTGGTCATTATAAACCAGGGGAATCTGGTCTGGGACGGGAAAACCACAGATCTCAAGTACAAGCTCATGGACAAAAGAGTGATGAGCCTGAAATGCGGGGATGATGTGGATATTGACCTTCCCGGCGTCCAGGTTCTGAAGCGCCGCAACGGTGCCCTGAAACTGGAAGTGCAGCTGGGGACTACAGCAGTGAAGGATGTGCTTCAGTATGTGATGGAACGCACCGAGGTGCATGACGTCGGAGTAAGTTCGGTGCCCATGGAAGAGGTAATAGCGGAGATTTACGCCGGAAGGATGACCCAGGAGGGAACATGCGTGCCATGAGCTATGCCATGGTGGGAGGGATTGCCGTCCGCCATCAGTTTCAGTACCTGGGAAATATCTTCTTTAAAAATATTTTTCTGGTGATAGTGCTCTTTATTTTTGCATCCATCTGGCGGGTCGTTTTCGCCGGCCAGGCGGTGATCGCCGGGTTCACCATGGTGCAGACTCTCTGGTATCTGAGTTTCACCGAGATCCCGGAAATGGGGAAAAGCAGAATGATGACCCCCATTCAGGAAGAGATAAAGAGCGGGAGCATAGCCTACACATTGATCAGGCCCTACAACTACGTGCTCTTTTATCTATCCAGGGGGCTGGGGGAAAGCCTGGTGAATGCCTTCCCCATGCTGATTATCGGTTTCGGGGTTTCTTCCCTGATGGTTGGGCTGCTCCCGGGATACTTCACTGCAATACTTCCGGGGCTGCTGCTGATTTCCGGCGGGCTCATGCTGAACCTGCTTCTGCAGATCATCATCGGGCTGCTTGCGTTCTGGATGGAAGAGTCCACCCCGGTGTACTGGATTATTCAGAAGGCGGTGTTCATTCTCGGGGGGCTGTTCTTCCCCATAGATTTTTTCCCTCCCTGGCTGGCGGGAATCAGCAAAGCTTTGCCCTTCGCCTATATCACCTACTGGCCGGCCCGGGCGATTGTTGATTTCGATTTTCAAATCTGGATCAGGGTTCTTGGCGGTCAGATGATGTACGGTCTGCTGTTCTTTGCCGGTGCCTCTATTCTTTTCCGCAGCGGGATGAAGAGGCTGGAATCCAACGGAGGATGATATGCTGATATTACAGTACGTAAAAACCAATATCCGGGCCGCCATGGAATACCGCGGCGCATTTCTGGTGCAGGTATTCGGAATGGTTCTGAATAATTCCGCATTTATTTTCTTCTGGTATTTCCTTCTGCAGCGAATCGGAGGAGAGCTGAACGGCTATGCATTCAGGGATGTGATGTATCTGTGGTCCCTTACTTCCATAGGGTTCGGTCTGTCGGTGACATTTTTCGGAAACGCTCCCCGGCTGAGTCAGTTAATAACCAATGGAGAGCTCGATGTGTACCTTCTTCAGCCCGCCCCCCTGTTGCCCAACATTCTTGCCAGCAGGATGAATGTTTCGGGTATTGGAGATGTGATCTATGGCATCCTGCTGTTTGCCTTCACCCAGTCAGCAGGCATCGCCGACTGGGTGCTGTTCGGCGTCTCGGCGGTTCTGAGTACGCTGATGTTCACAGCTGTGAGTGTTTTGTATCATTCCCTGACATTTTTCATCGGGAACGGGCAGGAGAGTGCCGGACTGGCCTTTGAAGGATTCCTGAGTTTCAGCATTTATCCGGGCTCCATCTTTAAGGGACCTTTGCGCTGGATTCTCCACAGTTTTATTCCCGTAGCCTGGGCGGCATGGATTCCGGCTGAGCTGGCAGCGGGGCTTGTAAAGGGGGAAGGATTGAATTGGACTCTGATCCCGCCTCTGCTCGCCGGGGACGGGCTGTTCATCGCTGCTGCTGCGGCGGTCTTTCATCTGGGAGTCCGGAAATATGAATCGGGAAATAAAGTTGGCGCCCGACTGTGATGTGTAAATAAAAGGTGGGCGCCCGGCTGCGTTGTGCGGATAATTTCGACTGCAATGTGACTGGCCGGAACCGTAATGCGCCGGACTGAGACGGGTTCAGGCTGATATGGGGCTGGAGTGCAGCGGGCCGGACAGTAATGGAGAACAAGAACCATGACTGAACTGACAGCACGGATTATTGAGGAAATACGGGCGGTACCTCCTGGCAGGGTCGCCTCATACGGGGAAATAGCCCGGCGTGCCGGGAATCCCCGGGGAGCACGGCAGGTTGTGCGGGTGCTCCACAGCTACTCCGCATCCTGCAATCTGCCCTGGCACCGGATACTTGGAAAGGACGGGAAAATCCGCCTTCCCCCGGGGGGCGGTCTGGAGGATCAGGCCGCTCTGCTGTCCGGGGAAGGAATTGAGCTGAAGGTATCCCGAAACGGCGAAGAGATCCGGGTGGATATGGGGCGGTACGGCGGAATTACTCCTTGAGAGAATATTCCTGATTGATCATTCTCCGGAATTCCGGATCCAGAAGTGCGGGAATAAATCCAAGTCCCACCAGCAGCCCGCTTACCAGCTGAATGACGGGAATGGAAATGTACTCCGCAAGAATTCCCCCCAGTGCCATCCCCAGGGGCGTGAGCCCTCCGGACATGGCTCCCAGAAATCCGAAAACCTTGCCTCTGAGATGATTCGGCACCATCAGTTGACCGGCTGCTGCGATCAGGCTGTTCAGCTGACTCACTGCAAATCCGAACACTGCAAACTGGATACAGATAATAAGCAGAGAATCGAAGCTGAACAAAGAGGTCCGGCCGATCACGAACAGCAGGGTGTGAACGGCAAACCATCCGAAATGCATCCCTTTGGGAAGTTTCCAGCTCATGAGAAGAAGAAACCCCAGCAGCGAAGAAGCCGATAAAATAGCCATGGCAAGACCGAAGGTCTCAGGGCCCAGTTCGGTTCTCTGCTCAAAATAGGGCAGGAACAGCACTCCGCTGAGAGAGAGAAGGAAGTTGAGACTGAACACCGAGATGAGCAGAACAACCATTCCCCGGTGGGCCCGGATAAACCTGAAGCCCTCCTTCATATCGGTGAAAAAGTGAAATTCGCCGGGCTCCTGCTCCACCGGGGGAACAGATATGAACAGTTCGCTGAATGCGGATATAAGATAACTTACGCCGTTGAACAAAAACAGGAGGGGTGCACCAAGGGCTGCAAAGAGAACTCCCCCCATGGCATTGCCCACTATGCCTGCTCCCGTCTGATTCACTGCAAAGAGGGAGTTCACCTGTACCAGATGCTCTTTGGAGCTGATGCTGGGAATAGTGCTGCTGACCGTGGGGTCAAAAAATGCCGCACATAGGCCGATCACAATTGCAGCGGTAATAATCACCGGTATGGTCAGCCAGCCTCCGAATGCTGCAACGGTTACCACTACCACGGTAATTCCCCGGATAAAATCCATCATTACCAGGAGCCATTTTCGGTTCATACGGTCCACAAGGACCCCGGCGAATGGGGAAATGAGGCTTCGGGG
It includes:
- a CDS encoding MGMT family protein codes for the protein MTELTARIIEEIRAVPPGRVASYGEIARRAGNPRGARQVVRVLHSYSASCNLPWHRILGKDGKIRLPPGGGLEDQAALLSGEGIELKVSRNGEEIRVDMGRYGGITP
- a CDS encoding alpha-amylase family glycosyl hydrolase — its product is MSTEHVSPKVIFDTHRGFVSPFYPARHEEFEITAFAKEDVSEFKLQMMIQGSMKNVDMIPRGDASRGWQRYSCSISYPEQHMRFHFAFRLGEQDLYFAADGQRLSPPDDGRSFQLFMDYRPAEWVGDSVFYQIFPDRFKNGNPDLGVRDGEYSFDGGTSQEVAWDSIPLEWDEGRCIDFYNGDLEGIRQSIPYFQELGITALYLNPIFHSRTHHKYDAVDFFHVDPHLGGDKALEDLSRDLHEAGIRLVLDISINHTGSGHPWFTEARKALESGASEKDVPESAEYYYFDSDGSYLAWYDVPTLPQLNYSSEKLRNQIWAGKDSVLRKFLRPPYSIDGWRFDVAAQTGKNRHHDFADEIWRETRKAIKEENPQAYILAEHWDDPSPWLKGDQWDGSMNYFGVSRPVRAWLGERDRYLSKEEYPPERCRPTGNRQLADILTEAHRAVPGQFRESQFNLLDSHDISRLHTNDNHNSPANIRAAVTLQFMLPGAPVIYYGDEIGLQGHVNSHEGARYPMNWDRESWDTGTLSFYRDLIALRRSSDALKHGIFKILHSDIHILVIARYTMDTCALGLINRSSEKQDISIPIDSLPPGVRESDIFTTSLQGLESRIIPNLKA
- a CDS encoding ABC transporter permease, whose product is MRAMSYAMVGGIAVRHQFQYLGNIFFKNIFLVIVLFIFASIWRVVFAGQAVIAGFTMVQTLWYLSFTEIPEMGKSRMMTPIQEEIKSGSIAYTLIRPYNYVLFYLSRGLGESLVNAFPMLIIGFGVSSLMVGLLPGYFTAILPGLLLISGGLMLNLLLQIIIGLLAFWMEESTPVYWIIQKAVFILGGLFFPIDFFPPWLAGISKALPFAYITYWPARAIVDFDFQIWIRVLGGQMMYGLLFFAGASILFRSGMKRLESNGG
- a CDS encoding MFS transporter, which gives rise to MWNRNVVLLWQGQLVSAVGDMVYQVALGFWVLGYTGSTAVMGIVMAAGFIPRSLISPFAGVLVDRMNRKWLLVMMDFIRGITVVVVTVAAFGGWLTIPVIITAAIVIGLCAAFFDPTVSSTIPSISSKEHLVQVNSLFAVNQTGAGIVGNAMGGVLFAALGAPLLFLFNGVSYLISAFSELFISVPPVEQEPGEFHFFTDMKEGFRFIRAHRGMVVLLISVFSLNFLLSLSGVLFLPYFEQRTELGPETFGLAMAILSASSLLGFLLLMSWKLPKGMHFGWFAVHTLLFVIGRTSLFSFDSLLIICIQFAVFGFAVSQLNSLIAAAGQLMVPNHLRGKVFGFLGAMSGGLTPLGMALGGILAEYISIPVIQLVSGLLVGLGFIPALLDPEFRRMINQEYSLKE
- a CDS encoding ABC transporter ATP-binding protein, with amino-acid sequence MAVEVRNLEKTFRMRKRGEGLRGYFSRSTHQVKAVQNISLNIDDGELLAFIGPNGAGKSTTIKLITGILYPDRGEISVLGMDPHRQRRELAGRIGTVFGQKSQLWYHLPPLDSLRLLGAIYGMKRHAVEDRIEQLSEVLDIREFLQQPVRKLSLGQRIRCEIAGSLIHSPEILFLDEPSIGLDLVAKQRLRQFIRKINREQNVTIFLTSHDVGDIEKICRRVVIINQGNLVWDGKTTDLKYKLMDKRVMSLKCGDDVDIDLPGVQVLKRRNGALKLEVQLGTTAVKDVLQYVMERTEVHDVGVSSVPMEEVIAEIYAGRMTQEGTCVP
- a CDS encoding aldo/keto reductase is translated as MKMKKPGRFGEEISAIGFGSWGISGAWGEMDEQAYIRTIHAAIDNGISFFDTAPIYGMGVSEEILGKAIEGRRDRLFIASKCGLVWNNKKRVRKDLSPASLRKEIDQSLERLRTDHLDLWQIHWPDENSDHDAAFEALAEIRDSGKVRFLGLSNFSAADLERAHKMVGIDSYQGLFNMFEQNAEKYHSIDLDYRVKKEILPILRREGMALLPYSPLMQGMLAGGISRDTSFAKGDVRAHNGKLSAENRGKYLEILEKLKPVAGDHNLSLAQLALVWTLNVDAVGSVIAGARSEKHVLSNAQAGEVSGQEEIVREVESVLSEYRGLIE
- a CDS encoding ABC transporter permease, with protein sequence MLILQYVKTNIRAAMEYRGAFLVQVFGMVLNNSAFIFFWYFLLQRIGGELNGYAFRDVMYLWSLTSIGFGLSVTFFGNAPRLSQLITNGELDVYLLQPAPLLPNILASRMNVSGIGDVIYGILLFAFTQSAGIADWVLFGVSAVLSTLMFTAVSVLYHSLTFFIGNGQESAGLAFEGFLSFSIYPGSIFKGPLRWILHSFIPVAWAAWIPAELAAGLVKGEGLNWTLIPPLLAGDGLFIAAAAAVFHLGVRKYESGNKVGARL
- a CDS encoding TrmB family transcriptional regulator, which encodes MTQLYEQLEILGLSRTEAQVYLSLLRGGQMTGYQIAKDLGISRSGVYNVLQSLYKQGAVYLIPGESREYTAKSPKEFIGELKDRYTGTADRLSMELESLTGDADSEQFFNIRGTPQVLRKARSIISRTGTEILINTDIPVAEFNPELREACARGVQVTMFSFYPQDPGDLPIRFFNAARNPEPGHSYCDGSSRLMLTSDMERCLLGGRSQGDFTATFSQNPLLTSVIAEHIHLDIYLLGLRRSYGLDNIPEKLLVNSIMESQSENTNQNIRSQPNEH
- the ltrA gene encoding group II intron reverse transcriptase/maturase; translated protein: MQTQGNRKIWYSLYGRMLERPRLEAAFRKVKAANGAPGVDGVSVKAFADRLAEQLDVLVKELKDKSYRPLPVLRVEIPKDGGGVRKLGIPSVRDRVVQQALLDILNPIFDPDFHPSSYGYRPGRSAHQAIDKASTFMRRYELEWVVDMDLSKCFDTLKHDFLLTQVRKRVADGSILNLIRLFLESGVMTDAGEENTEEGSPQGGVISPLLANIYLDFFDQWSMARGYRIVRYADDILIFASSQKGAERRLAAATHFLEEEMGLAVNREKTHITNLYEGVRYLGVVISRHHTRIQEKKVKAFKDKVRKLTRRNSGRPLGSTIYELNPVLRGFANYFRIANCTKVFRELMSWVRRRLRAIQLRLWKRSSRLHRRLRQLGFQGEFKHIKMSSWRSAKSPLAAMALQNKHFEEMNLFSLDKVQVAISVRQLAG